A window of the Gossypium hirsutum isolate 1008001.06 chromosome A05, Gossypium_hirsutum_v2.1, whole genome shotgun sequence genome harbors these coding sequences:
- the LOC107958220 gene encoding thaumatin-like protein 1 encodes MDLIFSIGLLCLSSLFQGISGTTFTLVNKCDHTVWPGILGNSELDSTGFELPSGGSRPFQAPSGWSGRFWGRSGCASAQNTGQLTCQTGDCGSNQIECNGKGASPPATLAEFTIGSGTQDFYDVSLVDGYNLPMMVEPSGGSGSCLSTGCVNDLNRQCPAELRVGSGEACKSACEAFGTPEYCCSGAYATPDTCKPSVYAGMFKAACPRSYSYAYDDATSTFTCTGADYKITFCPSSTSQKSASRTTPTTGTANTTYGSITGTGQVPSDDNSSWLPDFLTGESSRTLSSGVLHTTLLASAISFICLFRFYS; translated from the exons ATGGATCTGATTTTCTCCATTGGTTTATTATGTCTGAGCTCCCTCTTCCAAG GGATTTCAGGGACTACATTTACACTGGTGAATAAATGTGACCACACAGTTTGGCCTGGTATCCTTGGCAACTCCGAGTTAGATAGCACCGGGTTTGAGCTACCGTCTGGAGGGTCGAGGCCGTTTCAGGCACCTTCTGGTTGGTCAGGTAGGTTCTGGGGAAGGTCAGGTTGCGCATCGGCCCAAAATACTGGTCAACTCACCTGCCAAACCGGTGATTGTGGCTCAAACCAAATCGAATGCAATGGCAAAGGTGCAAGTCCCCCAGCCACCTTAGCAGAGTTCACGATCGGGTCAGGCACACAGGATTTCTACGACGTTAGCTTAGTTGACGGCTACAACTTGCCAATGATGGTGGAGCCAAGTGGTGGTTCAGGCTCCTGCTTGTCAACAGGGTGCGTCAATGACTTGAACCGGCAGTGCCCGGCGGAGTTAAGGGTCGGTTCCGGTGAGGCCTGTAAGAGTGCATGCGAAGCTTTTGGGACTCCCGAGTATTGCTGCAGCGGCGCCTACGCCACCCCGGACACCTGTAAACCGTCTGTTTATGCGGGGATGTTCAAAGCGGCTTGCCCAAGGTCGTATAGCTACGCGTATGATGATGCTACGAGTACGTTTACATGTACCGGCGCTGACTATAAGATTACATTCTGCCCTTCATCAACAAG TCAAAAATCTGCAAGCAGGACAACCCCAACAACAGGCACAGCAAACACAACATATGGATCTATTACAGGGACTGGACAGGTTCCAAGTGATGACAATAGTTCATGGTTACCAGATTTTCTTACAGGAGAATCTTCCAGGACTCTTTCTTCTGGTGTTCTCCATACGACATTGTTGGCTTCGGCGATTTCCTTTATCTGCCTCTTTAgattttattcataa